The Limanda limanda chromosome 13, fLimLim1.1, whole genome shotgun sequence region tctgtgttgttgtttgtaaacaGTTTGGGAGAAGAagccatttacattttatttcaaccaattcttttacacatttacatttgcagcaaatgtgtgtgtttcaattcATAAGATTATCATTTATCAAGTTTCTTAATCCTAACTCTGTAAATgatataacaagctttcaataAACACAATTCTGCGAAACAAAGAAGATTAAAAAGACACAGTTACCTGCTGAGCTGCCGATCATCCACTGACCAACCGCTGTCGTCCCGCAGGAGCTGGAACCTCCCACCCTCCTCGTGGAAGTGAACACCTCGGCCCGGCTGACGTGCCTCGCCGTGTGGAAACCTTCATCGGTGCAGCCGCCCGCtgaggaaccagcagctgctgcGACGACATCTGAAGGTGACGACCGGACGTTCATCTCACAGGATCATTGTGTTGTTAAAGAGAAACCAGACATGAGCTGGGACAGGGAGTGTTTATGTTGAAGGAGGTGAAATGAGAACATCATGATCTCAACCTTTACACTCACCTGAGCTTGTATCCACTCAGCAGTTCGTATTGACAGTCAATGCAGCTTGAGgttgaatatatgaatatttacagtGTACACAAGAAAACAAGCTCCCAATGAGTAACTTAGTAGAACAACATGGATTTATGTTTAATTCTCTTCCACTAAATAAGTACAAAGCCTCTATATTTCACgtcctggttctgtctgtgtctcgtTAACACTCATCAtctgcctccctctgtccaCAGAACTCGCTCGAGAGCTTTTAAAGACCAAGAGAGTTCGAATTGCGACGGAAGTAGTCGTTCTGGAAGACGAGAGCAAacccagaaagaagaagaaaaaggccgttggaaaatgaaatgagcagcaataaagaaaacatctttcaaaaaTGTACATGCACTCTTTTATATATGTGaactattttttttgttgcacatGCTGGTACCTGGAATGGACACTGGGAGGTGCTACACACCATGTTTCACAGCTCTCAAGATCTGACTGTTCTTGAGAtccaatatttttgctgttgaTACCGAAGGGAAAAATTCTATTTGTTAGATATCATTAGATTCCAGTTATCCAGCCGTCATCCTGACTAGTCTCACTAAGAGTTACTACTTATATCAGAAGACTCACTAAGCTACATATAAGGTTTTGTTGAGTGTCCCCAAGTAAAGAGCAGatacttgtgtctgtgtttgctcagGTTCCTCTGCAGATTCTAACTCGTCTGTCGTTCTTCTCAGAGTCAGGTCTGGTTCCTTTCCAGGTTCAATAATCTTTGTTTTGATGTATATGTTCATCTTTTACCTCGTCTGACAATTCAAATCAATAAGAACAAGATAAGGGAGAAGGGCAATTAGACAGTTCATTGGCTTTCCGTTGACTCGGAGAACCtattaaaagaagcatttatgttttttattaatcccagaaaaagataaatattcaaataaataacaagacccgacaaacaaaaatcaaggggcattatgaaaaagttttgcatttagtggccaatttcaaatttttttttttgaggtattgtaccagggcttacatcagatcaacttccaATTGGAATGGAAACAACAATTAAACTCCTAATTTCTAGAACTGCAGAGCGGCACTGAGCGGGCCACAGAGatggggacatcacagctgtccctgaatttaacaatcctgctgtttgacatttaccaTCATTCATGTCAACGAGGGCTCCTCCGCCATCACTGCTtcactgtccgtgtgtgtgagtgtaatgctgcgttccagacgactcgtATTTCAGATATTGtgacctgaaattgcccagttccgacttcacgtcaaacgtaacAAACAtctctgactgtgagaagctgattaatttgtctcatgatgagacaattcaactgtagccagtgcagcctccgttcgtacagaaacaaagaggaggagggcgaggatgccattatctttttattagagtTTTATTCttagaaacacattcaatacataaaggagaacacacactgtcattgaatctcacaaaccaagaaaccattgtcttaaaacaaacatatttaatgatctagttaagaacacacattcatacggtgcaaggaacacactttaaccttaaaatgacatgaaggactttatgaaaaatagataaattatgtagaaacaagatattttaacacaaatctttcgtgttattcaatgagttatattttctagggacataaaactgttaatagtctacttaaatattaaatatgaatatgtataatatgaatatctgctgatatatcctaataaatcttttgttgcaaaagttgcaactgaatcacttctctcctttattaATCCTCAAGTATCGtacaataggactgaatcttaaaggggtcatattatgaaaattccacttttgtagtgcttctacacgttaattttgGGCTCTAGCTTtgctaccgtcccaaaaaccgtcccacctgactctggttcaaaacgatatggttgcaagattgtatcgtcgtctccagtagccatatttctacagaggttatggatagctaaaaatctgggtCTCTGTATCTTGTGAAGCAGAGGTGaggggggtgagaggggggcggggcactcaaaacaggtcaatctgagggcTGTTGTAAAAAGGATGCTGTTTTAactgatccttgtggtattttgaccaaaatattttacagacatttcattaagaccccaatgaaccatatcaactgcggtaaaatgggcataatatgtctcctttaactctTTAACCACACTCAGAGGAACTAGACTGTTTCTCATCTGTATGAATTctcatgtgtgtatttagaGTTGACCTTTggataaatcttttaccacactcagcgcaactaaacggtttctcacctgtatgtatcctcatatgtgtatttagatcgcacctttggttaaatcttttaccacactcagagcaactgcacggtttctctcctgtatgaatcttcATATGTGAATTTAGATGTGATCTTTGGTTAAatgttttaccacactcagagcaactaaacggtttctcacctgtatgaatcctcatatgtgcaTTAATATGTGACCTGTGGTTAGatgttttaccacactcagagcaactaaacggtttctctcctgtatgagtcatcatatgtgtatttagatttgatcttttgttaaatcttttaccacactcagagcaactaaacggtttctctcctgtatgagtcatcatatgtgtatttagatttgatcttatgttaaatattttgccacactcagagcaactaaatagtttctctcctgtatgaagcCTCATATGTGTATTCAGATTGCCCCTTTCGGTAAATCTTTTGCCACACTCAGGGCAACTAAatagtttctctcctgtatgaagcCTCATATGTGTATTCATATTGCCCCTatgtttaaatcttttaccacactcagagcaactaaacggtttttctgtcttacatcccatatcacttggaggctgtttgttatttcttgtatttaaacctgtctgagtttccctggtctccatccaatcatcctcactgacttcagtctcagaagagtcagtcttgtcctcaggacctggttgtaaacgtccatcaggtCCTGAGTTCCTGGCAGGTTCTGGTCCTCGAGAGTCCGCTCTGTTCCCCTtcgtctcactcggatgaagctttgatgatttaagtttctcttcatcttcttcactcttcacagcgacaggagtcaatgtgaacttgatatcaggctcctccagtccttgaagctggtgtccatcctgattggtccacggttcctcctgttcctctttaatgtgggggggatCTGGGTCCTTcttgtccacaagggggctccactgcagctcctcagggGGAACTTCTactttaatcaccatcagttgTAAACGTCCACCAGgtcctgagttcctggctggttctggtcctccacagtccgctctgttctccttcgtctcactcggatgaagcgttgacgatttaagtttctcttcatcttcttcactcttcacagcgacaggagtcaatgtgaacttgatatcagcctcctccagtccttgaagctgctgtccaacCTGATTGGTCCAtggatcctcctgttcctctttaatgtgggggggctctgggtcctcctggtccacaagggggctccacagctgctcctcagagggaacctcttctttaatcaccagCAGTTGCTGgatgtctgcaggacacactgaaacacaaatacacacgtttatcatttcagattttcctaaagtgttttgaaaaacttgtgttgtgtcgtttgATGTCGacagttgtgatttttgaaGAGTCACATTCAGGAAGaagagatgttgaggttgtttacagttggtgtaacgacgcagctcgtaaaggaagcagcataaaatgAGTTTCTGGTAAAACAGTttttcattcacagcagcaggttttctgcacagactcgttcacaacagcatcaaatcctcctcattattcaggtgagaggtggagcagccgggtgcagcagacagagacaggaagtggcgtattaactccgctgcttgagctgatgctagctaactTTAGCCTGTGAGTGGTTCCTCTTCGATTATGGAgataaatcataatcacgattattttggacaatattgaaatcacgattattcaaacgattacttttgagtttgaaaacatgatgcatttattcagtatttctctccaaaaaaacattttgtaaatgagaactttgaaatttcctatcattattaaatgtccccatctgcccccccaccacgagcacacaagcagacagacagagagagaaagagaggggtgggggatggctatgaggaccatcgtcatttacccccgaaccccgacattgaacgggtaATGGAGAATGGCGCTGCGCGGCGCGGACGCTACATTGTGTGGTTCTAATCCTCTTCGGATTCTTTGAATCCGAAGTGTTCCCATACAAGAGAAGTTTTTCTGCCCTTTTTGTCGATCAGACGGGGACTgctctccctctgccattttccacccgcgctgttttttaaataccgccggtcaccacaaacacaactcgcctccttcactttacagctgcttgaaagtgagtgccagtcagcagGGCCGCGTTGAATGCTTTGAAGAATTTTGTCGATGACATTGgagcgcatgaggagtccactgctcttcttcaagtaggaggtcggaatatctgAGTTGCCTGAATGCAGCAAAGcgaggatgttagcagctgtagaAAGCATCCCGGAGTTATACTCTACAAGCCCCGCTGAAAGaccagcagctagccgctgagagctagctggatttgatggttctcgacctctcagtctgGTTGTTGTCACTTCCTCACTCCcagaacccctcacccagacccgggtctctcTGGGTTCCCTCCCagtagactgagggtccgtgtgcggacatgaagccgagctccaCAGCTAGCCTCCGGAGCTAGCAGAAGCTAGCTCCAAAGCTAGCCTCTGCTAGCTCCAAAGCTAGCCCCTTTGGACCCAGACAAAGCCGGGTCTGGTTGAGGGGTTCCGtatattcagtataagccccaggagcacggtaaACTGCAGCAagtatgattggctgttggtgtttcttggattggtgtgcaagacattcaaatgagttgtagctgagtttaggtttaggattaattgatagactggagttaaaaatagctgcAAATCCACCTCCTCGGCCGAATTCTCtgtgaacgtgtgaatttatatgactggggggagtagattcatttagactgacatattcatcaggatgcagccacgtctcagttaAAGGcaataaatctatgttgtaattagggttgcaaaattccgggaacattcaaagttggaaactttccatgggaattcacgggaataaactggaaatgttgtgggtaatttatactaactgtatttacctcgtcatttacagacataaatacaaacattttgttttgtcataggctgatttgagccctgaggaaacttcgggcacttgactatatgcttctgcatcgttgtggcattcttaacataggtctttgcacagtatttgcaaatgtacacagcctttccttctacattggatgaggtgaaatgtctccacacacgagatagtgcacgtggcattgttctgtagaataagatgagaaaaaagtttgtaaaaaaccgctaatgcaatgccagagatataaataggtagccaaacaattggaatcgtctgtaaacatattttagaaTTGATAgttaaatcaatggaaataggcaagatgaacagatgaacaatcctcaatcagcatgctaatatattttccccagtaatatcctCGAAACTGACCTGActcgtcctgcacactacagcaggcctcaatagccctgctgtagtgtgcaggatgctgggaattatctgcatgtgatggaagaatgcacagtggagggttgaaactcaacatgcagcgtgtgctgcattccatacatctttaaaatagagttttgaatgatgactagttcattaactataATAGCTTTTGATGaaagtgatctaatgtttaaaagagcACCTTTCAAAGTCTCAGTTTCCTGCGTTTatgcagaggttgtgttaatttgaatTAGATTTTAGTGTTGAGTTCtggctctgttattgtttaatataaataatttagtCAGAAGGTGGACAGACACGatctctatggggttgtgtgactgatccagagagagcagagaagtgtgtagcactgcagctctgcttcctggtcccaactctgggttgtcatgtgacacactgggtaatattcctcgataagagagctgctccatcccaagtgggatgaacgcgtCTCttctaacaagaccaggtttcctccaaaaagtttgccaattatctataaagcccggAACCGTATACAGGACAGCACCTGGACAGCCAGCgggtaaaagacaacatgcggctcaacatgtcctcacctgttgtgttagggcagtggttctcaaactttttctgtcatgccccactttgggtctaaaatatttttcattccccACCTGCTCCCCCGCCCCAACAAAttgggccaagtttaacatgtgtatttacataacatacacatgaacattaaatccacattactttcatgaatttctgacaaaaagttgtttgaaaaatccCTTTTCAAACTACTTTTTGTGACCTTATGCGCTTATTCCAACAAATCGTGccataactttgcttaaattcaacataattaaagtacttttggtgacatttatcactacatccctccatcagtctgtactttttcaataatagagaaaaaatgtattcaattaaaatcactttcttacaaagatgataaagctcaaccaaacagaacacatgcatgtgactggggtgtagtgtttctaagtgtcttcttaatttgtttggtctcatagagttttcacttttcagacttgtttgtccctgaccggctgcttcacgtgaacgagctctgatctcctgtgtgtgtctctgagcgagtgagtaggggcggggcggagccccgggccTGAGCGTGTGCACAaaactgcacagggagccgctgcagaggggctgaagccgcgGGCTGCCGACCACTGGCTAGGGCGAAAGAgtgatttgtttactgctccggcgtaaaagagatgcagacgtcaaaacagtagttcggctataatattagttccacctcacatttcctcctcccggtcgcgcagtttgagaaccactgtgttagggagagggccagaggaaACTACTGTGTCCTGCATCGTTTCTGCAAAAGCaccgactcaacattaacttcaGTGACCTCCGACCTGCGAAGctgggagtcgttgctgccgacgtgaattatgattttactgtatttacgtttagttccagccagcagcttcagtttggattcGATGCCCCGGCTCTGGTCCCTGGGATGCAGCTGACTGTGGTCGCTGGAGAATCTGTTTGAACCGTGAGCTGGTggctctttaatcgtgggctctTTAAGGGTAGCACtgtgccccctccggaccgtcacccagctgccctgggctcccggctgcacgGGGCAGGTCCAGGGACTGCTAACTGAGGCTaagctacgtgctaagctaggtAGCTCCGCGgtggctaagctaactacagctaacggagcTTCTAAGCTGCGGAGCCGAGCTTCCAAGTCGTTGAGCCTctcctccatcgctaccaacacactgcatttattacatgtagcagtactgttaatggaggcggaggagtcagtaaacatgagacactcggagcaagagagagagagagagaagccatcgctgctgtatcagcctgttagactacgaggctgagctcacacagaacacagagtcactgagcaccagagaggaggggctgggatgtgtggctgtttaactacagaccggtgattgtagccggagtgatgcagagaaacagctgttagcagaggagctagttcagaGAGCGACCAGCGGCAgcgaaaaacaggaaatgacgcagcacgcttaccgtaatgaCGTAATCATAACATTTACTCTTACCAGTAGAAGCTTAT contains the following coding sequences:
- the LOC133017975 gene encoding gastrula zinc finger protein XlCGF8.2DB-like, whose product is MVIKVEVPPEELQWSPLVDKKDPDPPHIKEEQEEPWTNQDGHQLQGLEEPDIKFTLTPVAVKSEEDEEKLKSSKLHPSETKGNRADSRGPEPARNSGPDGRLQPGPEDKTDSSETEVSEDDWMETRETQTGLNTRNNKQPPSDMGCKTEKPFSCSECGKRFKHRGNMNTHMRLHTGEKLFSCPECGKRFTERGNLNTHMRLHTGEKLFSCSECGKIFNIRSNLNTHMMTHTGEKPFSCSECGKRFNKRSNLNTHMMTHTGEKPFSCSECGKTSNHRSHINAHMRIHTGEKPFSCSECGKTFNQRSHLNSHMKIHTGEKPCSCSECGKRFNQRCDLNTHMRIHTGEKPFSCAECGKRFIQRSTLNTHMRIHTDEKQSSSSECG